One stretch of Mus pahari chromosome 5, PAHARI_EIJ_v1.1, whole genome shotgun sequence DNA includes these proteins:
- the Hlx gene encoding H2.0-like homeobox protein, translated as MFAAGLAPFYASNFSLWSAAYCSSAGPGGCSFALDPAAVKKPSFCIADILHAGVGEPGPAAEGLVGASAALTAHLGSVHPHASFQAAARSPLRPTPVVAPSEVPAGFPQRLSPLSAAYHQHLPQQSATQQQQPQQQPPPPPRAGSLQPPTSGTRVVPHHSGSAPAPSSKDLKFGIDRILSAEFDPKVKEGNTLRDLTSLLTGGRPAGVHLAGLQPSAGQFFASLDPISEASAILSPLSSNPRNSVQHQFQDTFPGPYAVLTKDTMPQTYKRKRSWSRAVFSNLQRKGLEKRFEIQKYVTKPDRKQLAAMLGLTDAQVKVWFQNRRMKWRHSKEAQAQKDKDKEAGEKPSGGVPAEGEREERSPSRSEGEAESESSDSESLDMAPSDTERTEGTERSLHQTTVIKASAAGALITASSSTSGSSFSFSSTSSPGSGNTHAGSASSLGGGNCSELPSAHQPSITSSPQSPEIAQAPLAGL; from the exons ATGTTCGCGGCCGGCCTGGCTCCCTTCTACGCTTCCAACTTTAGTCTCTGGTCAGCCGCCTACTGCTCCTCGGCGGGCCCGGGCGGCTGCTCCTTCGCCCTGGACCCAGCCGCTGTCAAGAAACCCTCTTTCTGCATCGCGGACATCCTGCACGCCGGCGTCGGGGAGCCGGGGCCCGCTGCAGAGGGACTGGTGGGGGCCTCGGCAGCCCTCACCGCACACTTGGGCTCCGTGCACCCGCACGCCTCCTTCCAAGCTGCCGCCAGATCCCCGCTCCGTCCCACCCCGGTGGTGGCGCCCTCAGAAGTCCCGGCTGGCTTCCCTCAGCGGCTGTCTCCGCTCTCCGCCGCCTACCACCAGCATCTCCCGCAGCAATCAGCAACGCAGCaacagcagccgcagcagcagcccCCGCCTCCACCCCGGGCGGGCTCCCTGCAGCCACCGACTTCGGGGACGCGGGTGGTCCCCCACCATAGCGGCTCCGCCCCTGCCCCCTCCAGCAAAGACCTCAAATTTGGTATCGACCGAATTTTGTCTGCGGAATTTGACCCAAAAGTCAAGGAAGGCAACACTCTGAGAG ATCTCACGTCGCTGCTAACCGGTGGGCGGCCTGCAGGGGTGCATCTAGCTGGCCTGCAGCCTTCAGCGGGACAGTTCTTCGCATCTCTTGATCCCATTAGCGAGGCCTCTGCCATCCTCAGTCCCTTAAGCTCCAACCCAAGAAATTCTGTTCAGCATCAATTCCAAGACACGTTTCCAG GTCCCTATGCCGTGCTCACTAAGGACACCATGCCACAGACATACAAGCGGAAGCGCTCTTGGTCCCGTGCTGTCTTTTCCAACTTGCAAAGAAAAGGCCTGGAGAAGAGGTTTGAGATCCAGAAGTACGTGACCAAACCAGACCGAAAGCAGCTAGCGGCCATGCTGGGCCTCACAGACGCACAG GTGAAGGTGTGGTTCCAGAACCGGAGGATGAAGTGGCGGCACTCTAAGGAGGCGCAGGCGcagaaggacaaggacaaggaagCGGGCGAGAAGCCTTCGGGCGGAGTCCCCGCCGAGGGTGAACGAGAGGAGAGGAGCCCCAGCCGTTCCGAGGGCGAAGCCGAGAGCGAGAGCAGTGACTCGGAGTCCCTGGACATGGCCCCCAGCGACACGGAACGGACTGAGGGAACGGAGAGGTCCCTGCACCAAACTACGGTCATCAAGGCCTCAGCCGCGGGCGCCCTCATCACTGCCAGCAGCAGCACGAGTGGTAGCAGCTTCAGTTTCAGCAGCACCAGCAGCCCGGGTAGCGGCAACACCCACGCGGGGAGCGCCAGCAGCCTTGGCGGCGGCAACTGCTCGGAACTGCCTTCGGCTCACCAGCCCTCCATCACCAGCAGTCCTCAAAGCCCGGAGATCGCCCAGGCCCCGCTTGCAGGTTTATAG